One window of Chryseobacterium indologenes genomic DNA carries:
- a CDS encoding efflux RND transporter permease subunit, with protein MRKFVQNIVSFSLKNSLIVLLGTFLLLAGGIYSYIHTPIEAFPDVTNTRVRVITQWPGRSAEEIEKFVTLPISKEMNAIPNKTSVRSISLFGLSVVTVIFDDHVNDFYAQQYASNKLGNVDLPAGAEYSIEPPSGATGEIYRYIIKSKLPIKEVTSIQDWVVERELLAVPGVADVVSFGGEEKTYEIKINPTELHNYDLSPLDVYEAVSKSNINVGGDVVAKGDQAYVVRGIGLLEKKEDIENIQIEVKGSTPILVKHVAEVKVSAKPRLGQVGYNKENDVVEGIVIMLRGENPSEVIARLKDRIEQLNGGELPGDVQIVPIIDRTELVNTTVHTVSKNLIEGVILVSIIVFIFLYNWRTTFIVASVIPLAFLFAIIMLKIQGLPANLISMGALDFGLLLEGTLVIVEHVFVALEVKAKKIGLKRFNKISKLGIIKKSAGSVASYIFFALLILIVALMPIFSFQKVEGKMFSPLAFTLGYALLGSLILSLTYVPAMCKLLLTKNIEEKENFISRFFRVNIYRIYEFSDRHKKGFIIGFVALLAVCGWRFSNYGSEFLPKLNEGAIYVRATLPNSVNLDESVRLTKEMKEILMKYDEVKFVMTQTGRPNDGTDPTGFFNIEFNIQLKPENEWKKKISKDELLEEMRVSLEKYPGINFGFSQPIQDNVEEYVAGVKAPLVIKIFGNDLFELENYANKVANSIRTVPGISDVNVFKNIGLPELRIQLHDSKMAKYGVSTADAQAVIEMTIGGQAATKFYEEERMFDVMLRFEKQYRDTPEKMGNILIPTQDNKKVPLKEIATIDYHTGPSFIYREGNSRYIGVGFNIEGRDLGSTIKEAKAKVDKEVKLPKNHKMTWAGEFESKERAAKQLAMVVPISLVLILMLLYFNFGNVKDTLISSITLAFAFIGGFLSLWFTGTIFGISAGIGFIILFGVATIDGIVLIGVMKENLQNRMSLKESIALGVKSRIRPVVMIALMGSMGLLPAAMSNGMGSEIQKPLAIMIVGGLIICMLLSFTVLPIIFHYAYRKKQKDAI; from the coding sequence ATGCGAAAATTTGTACAGAATATAGTTTCCTTCTCTTTAAAAAACTCATTGATTGTTCTTTTGGGAACTTTTCTATTGCTTGCCGGAGGAATCTATTCCTATATACATACTCCTATTGAAGCATTTCCGGATGTTACCAATACCAGAGTAAGAGTCATTACCCAATGGCCGGGAAGAAGTGCTGAAGAAATAGAAAAATTTGTCACCTTACCCATTTCAAAGGAAATGAATGCTATCCCGAATAAAACATCTGTGCGTTCTATTTCCCTTTTCGGATTATCTGTGGTTACTGTGATTTTTGATGATCATGTCAATGATTTTTATGCACAGCAATATGCATCTAATAAGCTGGGAAATGTAGATCTTCCCGCAGGAGCCGAATACAGTATTGAGCCTCCTTCCGGGGCAACCGGTGAAATTTACCGGTATATCATTAAAAGTAAACTTCCGATCAAAGAAGTTACCTCCATTCAGGATTGGGTAGTGGAAAGAGAATTGCTTGCCGTTCCCGGTGTGGCAGATGTAGTAAGCTTTGGTGGAGAAGAAAAAACATATGAAATAAAAATTAACCCTACGGAATTACACAATTACGACCTTTCCCCCCTGGATGTGTATGAAGCAGTTTCGAAGAGTAATATTAATGTAGGAGGAGATGTAGTAGCAAAAGGAGATCAGGCTTATGTAGTGAGGGGGATCGGTCTTTTAGAGAAAAAAGAAGATATTGAGAATATTCAGATCGAGGTAAAAGGTTCTACACCAATTTTGGTAAAGCACGTTGCTGAAGTAAAAGTTTCTGCAAAACCAAGATTGGGGCAGGTAGGGTATAACAAGGAAAATGATGTTGTAGAAGGAATTGTGATCATGCTTCGTGGTGAAAATCCAAGCGAAGTCATAGCAAGACTGAAAGACAGAATAGAACAGCTGAATGGAGGAGAACTGCCGGGAGATGTTCAGATTGTTCCGATTATTGACCGGACAGAACTGGTCAATACAACTGTTCATACCGTTTCCAAAAACCTTATTGAAGGAGTTATTCTAGTTTCCATCATTGTATTTATATTCCTTTACAACTGGAGAACAACCTTTATTGTAGCATCGGTAATTCCTTTGGCGTTCCTGTTTGCTATAATTATGCTCAAAATTCAGGGTTTGCCGGCCAACCTGATTTCAATGGGAGCACTGGATTTCGGACTGCTTCTGGAAGGAACCCTCGTCATTGTCGAACACGTCTTTGTCGCCCTCGAAGTTAAAGCCAAGAAAATAGGGCTGAAAAGATTCAACAAAATATCAAAACTGGGAATCATCAAGAAAAGCGCAGGAAGCGTAGCAAGTTATATTTTCTTTGCCTTGTTGATTCTTATCGTTGCCCTGATGCCGATTTTCTCTTTCCAGAAAGTAGAAGGTAAAATGTTCTCTCCTTTAGCATTTACACTGGGATATGCTTTATTAGGATCTTTGATCTTAAGTTTAACATATGTTCCGGCAATGTGTAAGCTTTTACTGACAAAAAATATTGAAGAGAAAGAAAATTTTATTTCAAGATTCTTCAGAGTCAATATCTATAGAATTTACGAATTCAGTGACCGTCACAAAAAAGGATTTATCATTGGTTTCGTTGCTTTGCTTGCAGTCTGTGGATGGAGATTCTCCAATTATGGATCTGAATTTTTACCCAAGCTGAATGAAGGCGCCATCTATGTAAGAGCAACCCTTCCAAACAGTGTCAATCTGGATGAATCGGTACGGTTAACCAAAGAAATGAAAGAAATTCTTATGAAATATGATGAAGTGAAATTTGTCATGACTCAGACAGGCCGTCCGAATGATGGTACCGATCCAACAGGTTTCTTTAATATCGAATTTAATATTCAACTCAAACCGGAGAATGAATGGAAGAAAAAAATATCCAAAGATGAACTTCTCGAAGAAATGAGAGTTTCTCTTGAAAAATATCCGGGAATCAACTTTGGATTCAGTCAGCCGATTCAGGATAATGTGGAAGAATATGTAGCAGGAGTAAAAGCTCCGTTGGTCATTAAAATTTTCGGGAATGATTTATTTGAGCTAGAAAATTATGCCAATAAAGTGGCCAATTCCATCAGAACGGTTCCGGGAATATCGGACGTGAATGTTTTCAAAAATATCGGACTTCCGGAATTGAGAATACAGCTTCATGATTCTAAAATGGCAAAATATGGTGTTTCCACAGCAGATGCACAGGCCGTGATTGAAATGACGATCGGAGGACAGGCAGCAACCAAATTTTATGAAGAAGAAAGAATGTTTGACGTCATGCTTAGGTTTGAGAAGCAATACCGTGATACACCGGAAAAAATGGGAAATATTCTCATCCCGACTCAGGATAATAAGAAAGTGCCGTTGAAAGAAATTGCCACCATAGATTATCACACCGGACCATCATTTATTTACCGTGAAGGAAACAGCAGATATATCGGAGTCGGATTTAATATTGAGGGACGTGACCTTGGAAGTACCATTAAAGAAGCCAAAGCCAAAGTAGATAAAGAAGTAAAGCTTCCAAAGAATCATAAAATGACATGGGCAGGGGAATTTGAGAGCAAAGAAAGAGCTGCAAAACAGCTGGCAATGGTAGTACCGATTTCTTTAGTTTTGATTCTGATGCTGTTGTATTTCAATTTCGGGAATGTAAAAGATACACTGATTTCTTCTATTACCTTGGCGTTTGCATTTATCGGAGGATTTTTATCCCTTTGGTTTACGGGAACCATTTTTGGAATTTCAGCAGGAATCGGGTTTATTATTCTTTTCGGAGTGGCCACCATAGATGGTATCGTTCTGATTGGAGTGATGAAAGAGAATCTGCAAAACAGAATGTCACTCAAAGAATCCATTGCTCTGGGAGTGAAAAGCAGAATCCGTCCGGTAGTAATGATTGCCCTGATGGGATCTATGGGACTTCTTCCGGCAGCAATGTCCAATGGAATGGGATCGGAAATTCAGAAACCTTTAGCCATTATGATTGTCGGAGGACTGATTATCTGTATGCTGTTGTCATTTACTGTGTTACCAATTATTTTCCATTATGCTTATCGCAAAAAGCAAAAGGACGCAATATAG
- a CDS encoding DUF5995 family protein, giving the protein MKTIEEVLKKLDEIIIWCKENQSPAGYFACTYRIMTAQVLKGIQQKKFEDNLRMTLLDLAFAQRYIQAWESYSKGEKCTNSWYIAFEASKNKNLLILQHIFLGMNAHINLDLGISAASIMPYRKINPLKKDFENINTIIASINQDVQTSLNKICYPVDLIDKLSNGKDNAVLDFAISKARDTSWATAVIASNTPNFLRESVIGIVDYAAAKVATQILNPKILTPSLLKELKKCESSDVVKNIEILESTKNS; this is encoded by the coding sequence ATGAAAACCATTGAAGAAGTTCTTAAAAAACTAGATGAAATTATCATCTGGTGTAAAGAAAATCAAAGTCCGGCAGGATATTTTGCCTGTACGTACAGGATCATGACTGCGCAGGTTCTGAAAGGTATTCAGCAGAAAAAATTTGAAGACAACCTAAGAATGACATTACTGGATCTTGCTTTTGCACAAAGATACATTCAGGCATGGGAGAGTTACAGTAAAGGAGAGAAATGTACAAATTCATGGTATATTGCCTTTGAAGCCAGCAAAAATAAAAACCTGTTGATCCTACAGCATATATTTTTGGGAATGAATGCACACATCAATCTCGACCTTGGTATTTCTGCAGCTTCAATCATGCCTTACCGGAAAATAAATCCTTTGAAAAAAGATTTTGAAAACATTAATACTATCATTGCTTCCATTAATCAGGATGTACAAACCTCTTTAAACAAAATTTGCTATCCTGTAGATCTTATTGATAAACTATCCAATGGGAAAGACAATGCCGTACTTGATTTTGCCATTTCCAAAGCAAGAGACACTTCCTGGGCAACCGCAGTCATTGCATCCAATACTCCCAATTTCTTAAGAGAATCTGTAATTGGCATTGTAGATTATGCAGCAGCAAAAGTTGCCACCCAAATTCTGAATCCGAAAATCCTCACTCCTTCCCTTTTAAAAGAACTTAAAAAATGCGAAAGCAGTGATGTGGTGAAAAATATTGAAATTTTAGAATCTACAAAAAATTCATAA
- a CDS encoding DUF6624 domain-containing protein has translation MKIRLFVLLFLASTKMFFGQAVPKEYTDKVKAAESFYQAKDFKNSATNYSEAFKSNGWKASLNDRYNAACSWAMASGPDSAFSQLDRIAAKFNNYNHITKDTDLSSLYNDKRWKPLIEKIKQNQVKAEANLNKPLVAKLGNIYNEDQKYRRQIDSIEKKYGGSSKEMDKHWRLINKKDSLNLIEVKAILDKYGWLGPDVVGGQGSVTLFLVIQHADQATQEKYLPMMRDAVKNGKAQSGSLALLEDRVALRQGKRQIYGSQIGRDPETQAYYVSPLEDPENVDKRRAEVGLPPLAEYVKNWQMKWDAEQYKKDLPKLEAKIKQK, from the coding sequence ATGAAAATAAGACTATTCGTATTGCTGTTTTTAGCATCAACAAAAATGTTCTTCGGACAAGCTGTTCCCAAAGAATATACCGATAAAGTAAAAGCGGCTGAATCATTTTACCAAGCCAAGGATTTCAAAAACTCTGCCACCAACTATTCAGAAGCATTTAAATCTAACGGCTGGAAAGCATCTCTAAATGACAGGTATAACGCAGCATGCTCCTGGGCAATGGCATCAGGGCCAGACAGCGCATTTTCCCAACTTGACAGGATTGCAGCAAAATTCAATAATTACAACCATATAACTAAGGATACAGACCTTAGCTCTTTATATAATGATAAACGATGGAAGCCTCTCATCGAAAAAATCAAACAGAATCAGGTGAAAGCAGAAGCAAATTTGAATAAACCCTTAGTCGCAAAGCTTGGTAATATTTATAATGAAGACCAAAAGTACAGACGACAAATCGATAGCATTGAAAAAAAATACGGCGGGAGTTCAAAAGAGATGGACAAGCACTGGCGGCTTATCAATAAAAAAGATTCACTAAATCTTATCGAGGTAAAAGCCATTCTTGATAAATATGGCTGGCTGGGTCCTGATGTTGTGGGCGGGCAGGGAAGCGTTACGTTATTTCTTGTTATCCAGCATGCAGATCAGGCAACACAGGAAAAATATTTACCTATGATGAGAGATGCTGTGAAAAATGGTAAAGCACAAAGCGGCAGTCTGGCCCTTCTCGAAGACAGAGTCGCCCTGAGACAAGGTAAAAGACAAATTTATGGCAGTCAGATTGGACGTGATCCTGAAACACAAGCATATTATGTATCCCCACTGGAAGATCCTGAAAATGTAGATAAAAGACGCGCAGAGGTTGGACTTCCTCCATTGGCAGAATATGTAAAGAATTGGCAAATGAAATGGGATGCTGAACAATATAAAAAAGACTTGCCTAAACTGGAGGCAAAAATAAAGCAGAAATAA
- a CDS encoding bacteriocin-like protein encodes MKNLKSLNRKELKTVLGGAALACETPVDGGCPAGYIFCSNPYCCYPPRKPYICID; translated from the coding sequence ATGAAAAATTTAAAAAGCTTAAACAGAAAAGAGTTAAAAACTGTTTTAGGTGGTGCGGCATTAGCCTGCGAAACACCTGTTGATGGAGGATGTCCTGCGGGATACATATTCTGCAGTAATCCTTATTGCTGTTACCCGCCAAGAAAACCATATATCTGTATTGATTAA
- a CDS encoding YciI family protein, whose protein sequence is MKSKLLLTACLLISALFFAQEKKAEKPKYNQELATSLGADKYGMKPYTIVMLTTGSVKIEDKTKMGELMKGHMANIGKLADESKIVVAGPFLEKNKENYRGMFIFNTKSKEEAEQWVKTDPAVQAGIFSYEIFPWYGSAALPLYLKHHDEISKENP, encoded by the coding sequence ATGAAATCAAAACTATTATTAACCGCATGCCTGCTCATATCAGCACTGTTCTTTGCACAGGAAAAGAAAGCAGAAAAACCTAAATACAATCAGGAACTGGCAACTTCATTAGGAGCTGACAAATACGGTATGAAACCTTATACTATTGTCATGCTGACAACAGGTTCCGTTAAGATTGAAGACAAAACCAAAATGGGCGAACTCATGAAAGGCCATATGGCCAATATCGGTAAACTGGCAGATGAAAGCAAAATCGTAGTAGCCGGTCCTTTCCTTGAAAAAAATAAAGAAAACTACCGCGGAATGTTTATTTTTAATACAAAATCTAAAGAAGAAGCCGAGCAATGGGTAAAAACAGATCCTGCTGTACAGGCCGGAATCTTTAGTTATGAAATTTTCCCTTGGTATGGTTCAGCAGCTCTGCCTTTGTATCTTAAACATCACGATGAAATCTCAAAAGAAAATCCATAG
- the pncB gene encoding nicotinate phosphoribosyltransferase, producing the protein MNDVRLNSILDNDFYKITMQNAVVKLFPSSIVKYEFINRGKHHFPEGFDTALREVVNKMAELKLTKDEKKFMARTCPYIDLPYLDFLEGYHYDPSEVKIHQEGGDLSVVVEGLWYRTILWEVPLLALISELHYEMNHMERDSNEVVMSKTIEKADSLGRLGVTFAEFGTRRRHSYKVQNLVMEALTQKRDSTFIGSSNVHFAMKYGVKPIGTHAHEWFMFHAAEYGFKMANEMALEHWVDVYRGDLGVALSDTYTTDVFFQQFDKKFAKLFDGVRHDSGDALEFADKTIAHYQRNGINPMFKYIIFSDALNLEKVEEITNYCRGKIGISFGIGTNLTNDVGLKPMNIVMKLIGVQAPNKEWIPTVKLSDEHGKYTGDPKMIELAKEFLRIKD; encoded by the coding sequence ATGAACGACGTAAGACTAAACTCTATTCTAGATAATGATTTTTATAAAATAACCATGCAGAACGCAGTGGTAAAGCTATTCCCTAGTTCTATTGTAAAATACGAATTTATCAACAGGGGAAAGCACCACTTTCCGGAAGGATTTGACACTGCTTTAAGAGAAGTTGTTAATAAAATGGCTGAACTTAAACTTACGAAAGACGAGAAAAAGTTCATGGCAAGAACATGTCCTTATATTGATCTTCCTTATCTTGATTTTCTGGAGGGATATCATTATGACCCTTCTGAAGTAAAAATACACCAGGAAGGAGGCGATCTTTCAGTTGTTGTAGAAGGACTTTGGTACAGAACAATTTTATGGGAGGTTCCTTTACTGGCCCTGATCAGTGAACTTCATTATGAAATGAACCATATGGAAAGAGATTCCAATGAAGTAGTAATGAGCAAAACCATAGAAAAAGCAGACTCATTAGGCAGACTAGGAGTAACTTTTGCAGAGTTTGGAACCAGAAGAAGACATTCTTATAAGGTACAGAATCTGGTAATGGAAGCATTGACTCAAAAAAGAGACTCAACGTTTATCGGAAGTTCTAATGTTCATTTCGCAATGAAGTACGGTGTAAAACCTATCGGAACCCACGCACATGAATGGTTTATGTTTCATGCCGCTGAATACGGATTCAAAATGGCCAACGAAATGGCTCTGGAACATTGGGTAGATGTTTATAGAGGTGATCTGGGAGTTGCTCTGTCTGATACTTATACTACAGATGTTTTCTTCCAGCAGTTCGACAAAAAGTTTGCGAAGCTTTTCGATGGTGTTCGTCATGACAGTGGTGATGCTTTAGAATTTGCGGATAAAACAATTGCCCACTACCAAAGAAACGGTATCAATCCTATGTTTAAATATATTATCTTTTCCGATGCCTTAAATCTTGAAAAGGTAGAAGAAATCACCAATTACTGCAGAGGAAAAATCGGTATATCATTCGGAATAGGCACCAATCTTACCAATGATGTAGGCTTGAAACCAATGAACATTGTAATGAAACTGATTGGTGTACAGGCTCCAAATAAAGAGTGGATTCCTACGGTAAAACTTTCGGATGAGCATGGTAAATATACCGGAGATCCGAAGATGATTGAATTAGCGAAAGAATTTTTAAGAATTAAAGACTAA
- a CDS encoding Dps family protein, with the protein MKNASIIGLKEADCKKISEKLNVLLANYSVFYQNTRGSHWNIKGEQFFTLHPKFEELYNSLVLKIDEIAERILTLGATPAHNYSDYLKVATIKESKEVTDGTKSVEQILSSFKVVIDLQRELLDITDEAGDEGTNSQMSDYITEQEKEVWMYNSYLGK; encoded by the coding sequence ATGAAAAATGCTAGTATCATCGGCCTTAAAGAAGCCGATTGTAAAAAGATTTCAGAAAAATTAAATGTACTGTTAGCCAACTATTCTGTGTTTTACCAGAATACAAGAGGTTCTCACTGGAACATTAAAGGAGAACAGTTTTTCACCCTTCATCCTAAATTTGAAGAGTTGTACAACAGCCTTGTTTTAAAGATTGATGAAATTGCAGAAAGAATCCTTACGTTGGGAGCTACCCCTGCACACAATTACTCAGACTATTTGAAGGTAGCAACTATTAAAGAAAGCAAAGAAGTAACTGATGGCACCAAAAGTGTTGAACAGATTCTAAGTTCGTTCAAAGTAGTTATTGATCTGCAGAGAGAACTTTTAGATATTACAGATGAAGCAGGAGATGAAGGTACCAATTCGCAAATGAGCGATTATATTACCGAACAGGAGAAGGAAGTTTGGATGTACAATTCTTATCTTGGAAAATAA
- the rpsL gene encoding 30S ribosomal protein S12, giving the protein MPTIQQLVRKGRATLAKKSKSAALDSCPQRRGVCTRVYTTTPKKPNSALRKVARVRLSNGKEVNAYIPGEGHNLQEHSIVLVRGGRVKDLPGVRYHIVRGALDTAGVNGRTQRRSKYGAKRPKPGQAAAAPAKGKKK; this is encoded by the coding sequence ATGCCTACTATTCAACAATTAGTAAGAAAAGGAAGAGCCACGCTTGCCAAGAAGAGCAAATCGGCTGCCCTTGATTCTTGTCCACAAAGACGTGGTGTATGTACGAGAGTATATACAACTACACCTAAGAAACCTAACTCTGCACTTAGAAAAGTAGCAAGGGTAAGACTTTCAAACGGTAAAGAAGTGAATGCCTATATCCCGGGCGAAGGACATAATCTACAGGAGCACTCGATAGTATTGGTTAGAGGCGGAAGGGTGAAAGACCTACCGGGAGTACGTTACCACATCGTAAGAGGTGCATTAGACACCGCTGGTGTAAATGGAAGAACTCAGAGAAGATCTAAGTACGGAGCTAAGAGACCTAAACCAGGACAAGCAGCTGCTGCTCCTGCAAAAGGAAAGAAAAAATAA
- the rpsG gene encoding 30S ribosomal protein S7, translated as MRKTKAKKRPLLPDPKFNDQLVTRFVNNLMLDGKKSIAFKIFYDALEIVETKKGDNEKTALEIWKDALTNVMPHVEVRSRRVGGANFQIPMPIRADRKISMAMKWLIKYSKARNDKSMALKLANEVVAASREEGAAFKKKSDTHKMAEANKAFSHFKF; from the coding sequence ATGAGAAAGACAAAAGCGAAAAAAAGACCGTTGTTACCAGATCCGAAATTTAATGATCAATTGGTAACGAGATTCGTAAACAACTTAATGCTTGACGGTAAGAAGTCAATCGCATTCAAAATTTTCTATGATGCATTAGAGATCGTAGAAACTAAAAAAGGAGATAACGAAAAAACTGCACTTGAAATCTGGAAAGATGCACTTACAAATGTAATGCCTCACGTAGAAGTACGTTCTAGAAGAGTAGGTGGAGCTAACTTCCAAATCCCTATGCCAATCAGAGCTGATAGAAAAATTTCTATGGCAATGAAATGGTTAATCAAATATTCTAAAGCTAGAAATGATAAGTCTATGGCTTTGAAATTAGCTAACGAAGTTGTAGCTGCTTCAAGAGAAGAAGGTGCTGCTTTCAAAAAGAAATCTGATACTCACAAAATGGCGGAAGCTAACAAGGCTTTCTCACACTTCAAATTCTAA
- the fusA gene encoding elongation factor G codes for MGRDLKFTRNIGIAAHIDAGKTTTTERILFYTGVNHKIGEVHDGASTMDWMEQEAERGITITSAATTCSWNFPTDQGKALPETKPYHFNIIDTPGHVDFTVEVNRSLRVLDGLVFLFSAVDGVEPQSETNWRLADNYKVARMGFVNKMDRQGADFLNVVNQVKEMLGSNAVPIVLPIGAEEDFKGVVDLIKNRAIIWDEAGQGATFEVVPIPEDMKDEVLEYREKLVEAVSEYDETLMEKFFEDPDSITEEEINAALRAATIDLSIIPMTCGSSFKNKGVQFMLDAVCKYLPSPLDKDDIKGTDPRTDAEITRKPSVDEPFSALAFKIATDPFVGRLAFFRAYSGRLDAGSYILNTRSGDKERISRIYQMHANKQNPVEYIEAGDIGAAVGFKSIKTGDTMCDEKNPIVLESMVFPDPVIGIAVEPKTKADQDKMGNALAKLAEEDPTFTVRTDEASGQTIISGMGELHLDIIVDRMKREFKVEVNQGQPQVEYKENLTKVAQHREVYKKQSGGKGKFADIVFELGPADEGKVGLEFINEIKGGNVPREFVPAIEKGFKAAMKNGPLAGFEVEGIKVTLKDGSFHAVDSDALSFEMAAKLGFKEAGRAAKPVIMEPIMKLEVVTPEEYMGNIIGDLNKRRGTISGQEEKNGAVVIKGSVPLSEMFGYVTTLRTLSSGRATSSMELEKYQATPQNVAEEIIAKAKG; via the coding sequence ATGGGAAGAGATCTTAAATTTACAAGAAATATTGGTATCGCTGCTCACATTGATGCAGGTAAGACTACCACTACAGAAAGGATTCTATTCTATACAGGGGTAAACCACAAAATTGGAGAAGTTCACGATGGTGCTTCTACAATGGACTGGATGGAGCAGGAAGCAGAAAGAGGTATTACTATTACTTCTGCAGCTACCACTTGTTCTTGGAACTTTCCAACAGATCAAGGAAAAGCTTTACCTGAAACTAAGCCTTACCACTTCAACATCATTGATACACCGGGACACGTTGACTTCACAGTAGAAGTAAACAGATCTTTAAGAGTATTGGATGGATTGGTATTCTTATTCTCTGCAGTAGATGGAGTAGAGCCTCAGTCTGAAACAAACTGGAGACTTGCTGACAACTACAAAGTTGCAAGAATGGGATTCGTAAACAAAATGGACAGACAAGGTGCTGACTTCCTTAACGTGGTAAACCAGGTTAAAGAAATGTTAGGATCTAACGCAGTTCCAATCGTTTTACCAATCGGTGCTGAAGAAGATTTCAAAGGTGTTGTTGACTTAATTAAAAACAGAGCTATCATCTGGGATGAAGCAGGACAAGGAGCTACTTTCGAAGTAGTGCCAATTCCTGAAGATATGAAAGATGAAGTTCTTGAATATAGAGAGAAACTAGTAGAAGCTGTTTCTGAATATGACGAAACTTTGATGGAGAAATTCTTCGAAGATCCGGATTCAATTACAGAAGAAGAAATCAATGCTGCATTGAGAGCTGCTACTATAGATTTATCTATTATCCCAATGACTTGTGGTTCTTCATTCAAGAATAAAGGAGTACAGTTTATGTTGGATGCAGTATGTAAATACTTGCCTTCTCCATTGGATAAAGATGATATCAAAGGTACTGACCCAAGAACTGACGCTGAAATCACAAGAAAGCCATCTGTAGACGAGCCTTTCTCTGCATTAGCATTTAAGATTGCTACTGACCCGTTCGTGGGAAGACTAGCATTCTTCAGAGCATACTCTGGAAGACTAGATGCAGGTTCTTATATCTTGAACACTCGTTCAGGAGATAAAGAAAGAATCTCTAGAATCTATCAGATGCACGCTAACAAACAAAACCCGGTAGAATATATTGAAGCTGGTGATATTGGTGCAGCGGTAGGATTCAAGTCTATCAAAACTGGTGATACTATGTGTGACGAGAAAAACCCAATCGTTCTTGAATCGATGGTTTTCCCTGATCCGGTAATTGGTATCGCTGTTGAGCCTAAAACTAAAGCTGACCAGGATAAAATGGGTAACGCTCTAGCTAAATTGGCTGAAGAAGATCCTACGTTTACGGTTAGAACTGACGAAGCTTCTGGACAAACGATTATCTCTGGTATGGGTGAGCTTCACCTTGATATCATTGTAGACCGTATGAAGAGAGAATTCAAAGTTGAAGTTAACCAAGGACAACCTCAGGTAGAATACAAAGAAAACTTAACAAAAGTTGCTCAACACAGAGAAGTTTACAAAAAACAATCTGGTGGTAAAGGTAAATTTGCTGACATTGTATTTGAACTAGGACCTGCAGACGAAGGTAAAGTTGGTTTAGAATTCATCAATGAGATCAAAGGTGGTAACGTTCCTAGAGAATTTGTTCCTGCAATTGAAAAAGGATTTAAAGCTGCAATGAAGAACGGTCCATTGGCTGGTTTCGAAGTTGAAGGTATTAAAGTTACTCTTAAAGATGGATCTTTCCACGCGGTGGATTCTGATGCTCTTTCATTTGAAATGGCTGCTAAATTAGGATTTAAAGAAGCGGGACGTGCTGCTAAGCCAGTAATTATGGAGCCAATTATGAAACTGGAAGTTGTAACTCCGGAAGAATATATGGGTAACATCATTGGTGACCTTAACAAAAGAAGAGGTACTATCAGTGGTCAGGAAGAGAAAAACGGTGCTGTTGTAATCAAAGGTTCTGTTCCACTTTCTGAAATGTTTGGATATGTAACAACTCTAAGAACACTTTCATCAGGAAGAGCTACTTCTTCTATGGAATTAGAGAAATACCAAGCTACTCCACAAAACGTTGCTGAAGAAATCATAGCTAAAGCAAAAGGTTAA
- the rpsJ gene encoding 30S ribosomal protein S10 translates to MSQRIRIKLKSYDYNLVDKSAEKIVKTVKATGAVVNGPIPLPTNKRIFTVLRSPHVNKKAREQFQLSAHKRLMDIYSSSSKTVDALMKLELPSGVDVEIKV, encoded by the coding sequence ATGTCACAAAGAATCAGAATAAAACTAAAATCTTACGATTACAACTTGGTAGACAAGTCTGCTGAGAAAATCGTAAAAACGGTAAAGGCTACTGGTGCTGTTGTAAACGGTCCAATTCCATTGCCAACGAATAAGAGAATCTTCACAGTGTTGAGATCTCCGCACGTAAACAAAAAAGCAAGAGAGCAGTTTCAATTATCAGCTCACAAGAGACTAATGGATATCTACTCTTCTTCTTCTAAGACTGTTGATGCTCTAATGAAATTAGAACTTCCTTCAGGTGTAGACGTTGAAATTAAAGTGTGA